One Paroedura picta isolate Pp20150507F chromosome 16, Ppicta_v3.0, whole genome shotgun sequence genomic region harbors:
- the LOC143826605 gene encoding olfactory receptor 2G3-like: MEGENLTSITEFILVGLSAQRRTQLLLFVTILLTYSFTVMGNLVVILLAWFDSHLQTPMYFFLMHLSCIEICYVTSTEPQMLAHLLAGNGVISYSRCVGQIFVALSLGAAECFLLGVMAYDRYLAICQPLQYPVAMDKWRQMQLASGCWATGFLFGAIYVGCTFRHSYCGPNRINHFMCELPVVLQLACDDTHITQAVVFVMAGLVLLIPISVVLTSYVVILFSVIQIQSASGWRKALSTCSAHLTVVTVFYGTVISMYLIPRSMTFSDRDKMVALFYVVVTPFLNPIIYTLRNKDVHEAVARVLRRGGLEPK, translated from the coding sequence ATGGAGGGTGAGAACCTCACCTCAATCACTGAATTCATCTTGGTGGGACTCTCTGCTCAACGAAGGACTCAGCTCCTCCTCTTTGTCACGATCCTTCTAACCTACTCCTTTACAGTTATGGGGAACCTGGTGGTCATTCTACTGGCATGGTTCGACTCCCACCTCCAAAcgcccatgtacttcttcctgatGCATCTCTCCTGCATAGAGATCTGCTATGTCACCAGCACGGAGCCACAGATGCTGGCTCACCTCCTGGCCGGGAACGGAGTCATCTCCTACTCACGTTGCGTGGGCCAAATATTTGTTGCCTTGTCTTTGGGTGCTGCTGAATGCTTTCTGTTGGGGGTCATGGCCTATGACCGCTACCTGGCCATTTGCCAGCCTCTGCAGTACCCTGTTGCTATGGACAAGTGGCGCCAGATGCAACTTGCATCCGGTTGCTGGGCAACGGGCTTCCTTTTCGGTGCCATATATGTGGGATGCACCTTTCGCCACTCCTATTGTGGTCCCAACCGCATCAACCACTTCATGTGCGAGCTGCCGGTAGTGCTACAACTTGCCTGTGACGACACCCACATCACTCAGGCTGTTGTTTTTGTAATGGCAGGGCTGGTCCTCCTGATTCCCATTTCTGTCGTTCTGACCTCCTATGTAGTTATTCTGTTCTCCGTAATTCAAATCCAGTCAGCAAGTGGGTGGCGGAAAGCCCTGTCCACCTGCAGTGCCCACCTCACGGTCGTGACCGTCTTCTATGGAACTGTCATTTCGATGTACCTGATTCCCCGATCAATGACTTTCTCAGACCGggacaaaatggttgccttgTTTTACGTGGTGGTCACCCCTTTCCTCAACCCTATCATTTACACCCTGAGAAACAAGGACGTTCATGAGGCAGTGGCCAGAGTGCTTCGAAGAGGTGGGCTTGAACCGAAATGA